Proteins from a genomic interval of Drosophila willistoni isolate 14030-0811.24 chromosome 2L unlocalized genomic scaffold, UCI_dwil_1.1 Seg139, whole genome shotgun sequence:
- the LOC6638211 gene encoding uncharacterized protein LOC6638211 isoform X1 produces the protein MCDEGPITDCEPTTLSLNFNSYHIHMPLYIMDMVRVFQDHPKYCNGIQAEHILEMLEKDPHNSLRPCVCGDLEAQVKTALLDLTSKGFIRYVGNGYRTLGPIAKLANARSARHFNMNWQRIAEAQKVNCPSLEGCIPSTNCK, from the exons atgtGCGACGAAGGACCTATAACCGATTGTGAGCCGACGACTTTGAGTCTGAACTTCAATTCGTATCATATTCATATGCCTTTGTATATAATGGATATGGTACGAGTATTTCAAGATCATCCAAAGTATTGCAATGGCATACAAGCAGAACATATTCTGGAAATGCTTGAGAAGGA TCCACATAATTCTCTTAGACCCTGTGTGTGTGGCGATCTGGAGGCTCAGGTGAAGACAGCTCTATTGGATTTAACCTCGAAGGGTTTCATACGCTATGTGGGCAATGGCTATCGTACTTTGGGACCCATTGCCAAATTGGCCAATGCTCGTTCGGCGCGTCATTTCAATATGAACTGGCAACGCATTGCCGAAGCCCAAAAGGTCAATTGCCCGAGTCTGGAGGGCTGCATACCCAGTACCAACTGCAAATAA
- the LOC6638211 gene encoding uncharacterized protein LOC6638211 isoform X2: MCDEGPITDCEPTTLSLNFNSYHIHMPLYIMDMVRVFQDHPKYCNGIQAEHILEMLEKEPCVCGDLEAQVKTALLDLTSKGFIRYVGNGYRTLGPIAKLANARSARHFNMNWQRIAEAQKVNCPSLEGCIPSTNCK; the protein is encoded by the exons atgtGCGACGAAGGACCTATAACCGATTGTGAGCCGACGACTTTGAGTCTGAACTTCAATTCGTATCATATTCATATGCCTTTGTATATAATGGATATGGTACGAGTATTTCAAGATCATCCAAAGTATTGCAATGGCATACAAGCAGAACATATTCTGGAAATGCTTGAGAAGGA ACCCTGTGTGTGTGGCGATCTGGAGGCTCAGGTGAAGACAGCTCTATTGGATTTAACCTCGAAGGGTTTCATACGCTATGTGGGCAATGGCTATCGTACTTTGGGACCCATTGCCAAATTGGCCAATGCTCGTTCGGCGCGTCATTTCAATATGAACTGGCAACGCATTGCCGAAGCCCAAAAGGTCAATTGCCCGAGTCTGGAGGGCTGCATACCCAGTACCAACTGCAAATAA